The candidate division KSB1 bacterium genome includes the window ATTGCGCCAGGGACTCTTTAAGCCTTGCTTCCAATTCTTTTAAAGCCGCCAAATGGCCGATACTGGTTGCCGCAAGCGTCAGGAGCTGGAGATCAGATTCGGTAAACGGCCGCTTGTGTATGAGGTTGTCGGCTGAAAGGAAGCCGGCCATCCTTTCTCCGTCAAAAAGTCCGGCGACGATATGTTGTCCATGTCCGACGACCTGACCTTTTTCGTTCTGCAGGTCTGCCTCTTCGACGATGATGGACGGCTTTTTCGCCTTGAGCAGAGTCTGCACATCGCGCGGAATAAAGTTAACGACGGCTGTGCGCTCATCGCGCAGCCTGCCGGTCTCGTCTACACCCCAGGTTCCCAAACAGCGCTTATTTCTTTCATCTAATGTCCAAAATGCTACTCGGTCGATTTGTAATTCGTTAATTATAAATTCGACGGATCGGCGATAGAGCTCATCCGGAGTTGGTGCAAATGCCAATCGATTGATAAAGTCGATTAATTTGATCAGCTTTTCAGAAAACTCTTTTTGTTCTCTTTCTGCACGGCGCAGTTTCGTTACATCTTGAAAAATAATCTGCAGCGATTCCAGTTCACCCTTATTATCGAAAATGGGTGAAACCTGGTAATAGATATGTATGGGTTTGCCCCATTTGGTAACGTAAGGCTTTTCTCCCTCTGCTCTCTGACGATTTTCGACCGCCTTGCGAAATTCATCGGCAAGACCAAACTGAATCAGCAAAGGGAAATTGAGCAAATTGATGCTCATGGTCGCTTCGGCGGAGGGTGAGCCGAGAATGCGCAGCGCCTCCGGATTGACGCTGGTGATGCGGCCGTCCGGCAAGGCCGAAAGAATACCGACCGGCGCCGTCTCGAACAGCAGGCGATAGTGCCGCTCCTGACGCTGCAGAGCTTCATCCGTCATTTTCGCCAGCCGATGCTTTTCTTTTTGCTCCAGACAGTGGAGAATAGCGGGACCCAGGCGACGCAAATGCTCTTTGAGGATGTAATCGGCAGCTCCGGCCTTCATGCAGGCAACGGCTGTCTCCTCGTTAATCGAACCGGTGACCATGATCAGCGGAGTTTCAGGGGCTTTATTTTGGGCGATTTTGAGAGCCTTAATGCCGTCGAACTGCGGGAGACGATAGTCGGACAAAATAACATCGGGCTGAAATGATTCGAGGGCCAGCACATAATCCTGTTCTGTTTCCACAACCTGGACGGCGGCATCCGCAATGGTCTGTTGAATTTCAGCGATGACCAATTCGGCATCCTGCGGCGAATCTTCCAATAAAAGAACGCGGACCGGTTGGTTCATTCTCGACTTCTCCTGCTGCCTACGCTAAATCGACCTTCTTTGCCAGGTATTAACCTTGGCAGTATTTTTTGTTTAATAGGCCGTCAACGCTTGCGAGACTTTTTCCCTGCCCAATAAACCGGAGCTCCAACCCTCCTCTCCGCTCCCAAGTTTGCTGACATTTTTTCGATGTATATTCTTCTTTGAAGGCATAATAGCAAATTTTAGGTCAACATACAAGAAAAACAAGACATTTCAAAAGAACCCTATTCCTTTCAAAAAGCTTTTATTCGAGGACGCTCGCATATTTAGGCGGCCGACCCAATTCCATCAGCAGCTGATTAACTTCCTNNNNNNNNNNCCAACGCTGCAGCTCTTCTAATTGCTCGTGCACTTTTTGCTCGGCTCGACGCCGTTCGGTAATGTCTTCGGCCGCCCCTTCGTAATAGAGAGGGTTCCCCTCTTCATCTCTTACGAGGCGCGCATTTTCCCGTACGTAAATGATAGTGCCGTCGCGGCGTTTCCATGTTGATTCCAAACCCAGGACTACGCCGGTCCTCTCAATTCGCGCTCGAAATTCATCCCGCAAATATTGGGGTTCGAAACCGTTTTCATTCAAATTGCGCTGCGCCAATTCTTCGAACGAATCGTAGCCGAGCATTCTGACCAAGGCCGGATTGGCCATCAGGATGCGGCCGTCCGGAGTAGTGCGGTAAAAGCCGATGACCGTGTTTTCATATATAGTCCGAAACCTTTGCTCGCTCTCCCAAAGCTCCTCTCGGGTACGCCGTTCATCCTCTAAAAGGCTCAAAAGGGCATTTTGGATTCGTTTACGGTCGGTGATATCGAACAAAACGGTCACCACGCCGACCGGATTGTTCCGACCGTCAGTCAGGCGTTCGATGGTCATATCAAAATATAAGGTGCGATCATCAAGAGTGAGCTCGATTTCTTTATGAGCCGAATAACCGTTGGTCAAAATATCCCGCTTTAAAGAAATCAAATGGAAAGCTTGCCTCATGGGCAGTATTTCGGCATCCGTTTTCCCGAGCAGCCGTTCTTCATTGAGCAACTCATGACGCCCATAAATCCAAATGTAACGCAGTGACTTGTCTTGGTAACAAACCGTAATAGGGGCATTTTTTAAAGCCACTGCAAAACGGCGCTCGCTTTCCCGCAAAGCATCTTCGGCGCGTTTGATGCGCAGAAAAGCATTGATCGAAGCGATGAGCGTTTTGTTGTCGATCGGATAGGTCAGATAACCGTCCGCACCTTGATCGACGGCGCGAAGCTGTTCTTCACCGCTTTTAGCTAAGGCCGTTAAATGAAGAATCGGGATGTGGGCTGTATCGGTGCGGGATTTCAGGAGCCTGCAGATTTCGATGCCGCTCATGTCAGGCAAGACGACATCCAGGAGGATAAGATCGGGCAACTGTTCGGCTAATTTCAGAGCCTCTTCCCCCGTTGCAGCTTCCCATACTCTAATATGGTGTTCCCGAAGAACTCGTCCTACGGCATAACGCATGGCATCATTGTCATCGACGTGCAGGACGACAGCTTGAGTTTGATCAGACATTTTCTCCATTCTCCATAGTGTAACGGAGTTTTTCCAGCGCTTCTCTTACGGCCGCCACGGCAGCCTGGCGGCTGATGTTGCTTTTGCTCAAAATAGCCAATGTTTTTCTGCGTAATTCCTCTTTTTCTTCCGGATCGAGCGCTTTGGAAGTATTGATGATCACCGGAATTTCAGTCGTAGATGAATCGGCTTTTAGTTTCTCCAGAACTTCAAATCCGGTCATTCCCGGCATGAGCAGATCCAAAAAAATCACATCGGGATGTTCGGAACGGGCTAAACTCAACCCTTTCTCGCCGTTTTCAGCTTCCAGGATGACAAACTCGGAGCCGACCAGCAGTCCTTTCAGCAGGTAGCGGGCAGTTTCTTCGTCGTCAATAATTAGAATTTTTTTCACCGTTCGACGAGCGGCCAGCTCGCGCAGTTTGGCGTTCAACCATTGCGGATCGACCGGTTTGATGCAGTAATCGTCGGCGCCGAATTTGAGCCCCTTGTCGGCGTCTTCCAGCACTGAAGCGATTATGACCGGAATTTGTCGCGTTGCTGCTTTTGATTTAATTTCAGTCAACAACGACCAGGCATCCTCCTCTTCGCTGCCCGGCAACAAGATATCAAGGATGATCGCCACCGGTTTACATGTCTGCAGGAAATGACGCCCTTCTTCAAGGCTGCGGGCCGCCAGCGGTTCGAATTCGCTGTCTTTTAAGAACCGGGCATACAGCTCCTGAACCGCAGGATCATCTTCAATGATCAAAATAGGCTTTTTCGAGCTTTGTTCTTTTGCGGCTGTTTCGTCGGCGGCAGTCGATAATTGAAGGGGCAATGTTACGCGAAAGACGGAGCCTTTGCCCAACTCACTTTGAACTTCGATGGTGCCACCCATGAGTTGGGTTAGTTTGCGGCAAATCGGCAGGCCGAGCCCGGTGCCCCGCGGAGCGTTTTTTTGCGCCGCTTCCACCTGTACATACTCGAGAAAAATGCGTTCCTGATCTTCCGGCGCAATGCCGATTCCGGTATCGGAAACGGAAAAAGTCACCGTTCCGTTTTGCTTATCGGCGCGGGCTGAAACGCGAATTTCGCCCTGCGGAGTAAATTTTATGGCATTGGAAATCAGATTACGCAATATCTGCGTTACTTTGCTCGGATCGAGAACTATTTTGGGCATTGCTGCGGGCAGTTCAAAAATCAGCTCAAGGGGTTTGTCACCCAGCAAAGGCCGCAACATGCCGCGTAAACCGCTGAACAATTCCTCTACCGTGCATTCGCGCGGCCGCAGTTCAATGCGTCCGGACTCGATGCGGGCAAGATCCAACAGATCATTGATCAATTCGGTGAGCTCTTCGGCGGCGCGGTGGATAAACCGGACCTGCTTTTCCTGCTCCGGCGTCAGGTCGCCGTCGGTGCGGTCGAGCAACAGCTGAGAGAGCGCGAGAATGGCATTGATCGGGGTGCGGAAT containing:
- a CDS encoding PAS domain S-box protein, giving the protein MSDQTQAVVLHVDDNDAMRYAVGRVLREHHIRVWEAATGEEALKLAEQLPDLILLDVVLPDMSGIEICRLLKSRTDTAHIPILHLTALAKSGEEQLRAVDQGADGYLTYPIDNKTLIASINAFLRIKRAEDALRESERRFAVALKNAPITVCYQDKSLRYIWIYGRHELLNEERLLGKTDAEILPMRQAFHLISLKRDILTNGYSAHKEIELTLDDRTLYFDMTIERLTDGRNNPVGVVTVLFDITDRKRIQNALLSLLEDERRTREELWESEQRFRTIYENTVIGFYRTTPDGRILMANPALVRMLGYDSFEELAQRNLNENGFEPQYLRDEFRARIERTGVVLGLESTWKRRDGTIIYVRENARLVRDEEGNPLYYEGAAEDITERRRAEQKVHEQLEELQRW
- a CDS encoding ATP-binding protein; this encodes LMIGVRDRGPGIKDVSSILEGRFTSQTGMGAGIRGSRRLMDIFQLESNPGQGTRVTMGKKLPQTMVVDVNLLKRISTTLMAAAAQSPLEELRRQNQDLMRTLEELQRRQQELEDSYRGVTALHAELEEKMQQLRDINQLKTKFLSHVSHEFRTPINAILALSQLLLDRTDGDLTPEQEKQVRFIHRAAEELTELINDLLDLARIESGRIELRPRECTVEELFSGLRGMLRPLLGDKPLELIFELPAAMPKIVLDPSKVTQILRNLISNAIKFTPQGEIRVSARADKQNGTVTFSVSDTGIGIAPEDQERIFLEYVQVEAAQKNAPRGTGLGLPICRKLTQLMGGTIEVQSELGKGSVFRVTLPLQLSTAADETAAKEQSSKKPILIIEDDPAVQELYARFLKDSEFEPLAARSLEEGRHFLQTCKPVAIILDILLPGSEEEDAWSLLTEIKSKAATRQIPVIIASVLEDADKGLKFGADDYCIKPVDPQWLNAKLRELAARRTVKKILIIDDEETARYLLKGLLVGSEFVILEAENGEKGLSLARSEHPDVIFLDLLMPGMTGFEVLEKLKADSSTTEIPVIINTSKALDPEEKEELRRKTLAILSKSNISRQAAVAAVREALEKLRYTMENGENV